The sequence TAGTTAATTATCTCGCCAGGCATGTTCAGGAACGATCTCAATTGGTGATGCAAATTGTTAAGCTCTTATCGAGCTTAATTGATGGCCCAGTTAATCATGCATGGGTTTCAAGCGTTGCTAAGTCTGGACTTGCGCAAGTCTTCCCAGGGCCGGGCGCATTAAATAAACGCATTGAAAGCTATCTTTCATTATCTTCTTCTAATTGATCAAGTAGCTCTTGGTTGTCACTTTGGTCCGTAGGTGCTTCGCTGGGAATGCGATAGCGCTCACTTGCCCAATCACCGAGGTCAACAGTTTTACAGCGTTCCGAACAAAACGGCCAGCAGGCAGAATTTGCCTGAGTGATCGATTTGCAGTTGGGGCAGGTGATAGTTGTGCGCTTCATGTGAAAAAGGGGAGCATGTGCTCCCCTTTAGGAATCTACACTAGGTAGATGGTTAGCTTAGTTACAAGCGACCACACCAGTTGTAGAATCGTAGTTCCAGTTCTTAGTTGATGTACAGTTACCTTTGCTATGAGTAGAACGGCC comes from bacterium and encodes:
- the yacG gene encoding DNA gyrase inhibitor YacG; the encoded protein is MKRTTITCPNCKSITQANSACWPFCSERCKTVDLGDWASERYRIPSEAPTDQSDNQELLDQLEEDNER